A segment of the Mytilus trossulus isolate FHL-02 chromosome 12, PNRI_Mtr1.1.1.hap1, whole genome shotgun sequence genome:
aaacgaacCTAACCAAAAACAAAACCAGGGGTGAtatcatgtgctccggaagggtaagcagatcctgctccacatgtggcacccgtcctgttgcttatgtgattacaaatccggtaaatagtctaattcggtaggccacattcatgaaagggaagggtattgtagttacgacgtaaggaacatatctgatatcatttgtgaaacggttattccataacgggcaaccaactcgtgatggcgtccgtaaaatttacgaagggatgacttcaacttcaccattttgaactcttggtttaatagcttccttgtgagcagtaaccctctatcaagaaaatcatgataggaaatgcaagcacgggaatatcgtaccaattgggagatatataccccgtatgaaggtgctgctggaatgttgctactcaGAAACGTGATTGATTTTAGGTGATCCCGTAGTCTTGCGATGATTAGtctaaaagttgaaaaatttgacatttgatttgAGTTTTGTGAGTGATTGTTtattatctacatgtatttcatgatgtactagatatttataaatcaattgatGATACTATAGGGATGTATTGTTATATGAAGTGGGGATTTACATTGGACACAACAGGGTTAAACTTCCTGTTATGAAtggttaaatattttaacattgttaacAAAAGATATTTAGCACAATGAACTTAAGGTATGAGGTTTacagttatatatttaaatgttaacgTTATGGCTGACTGGCTTTATTGGGTATGGTGAACCGATCAAAAGATATCATTTCATGGTGATACATTCAGAAATTAGATTAGAATTGTAAAGATTTACATAATAGTTTTATCACAATGTTTACAACTCAATGTGTATTCTTTCTTTGTGTAAACTGTACTTTTTCATTGGTTTATTCCGGATATTGTGAGATTTCAATAAGTATAACGGAAATAAGATGTGACTGTAGTTCGCAGAATTTCACATTTATACCTACAGAATGTCCACAAAATACATCAGGATTATATCTGGCTAACAATGACCTTGGCATTTTAGGTAAGGAAGCATTTTCTAGATATAAACAACTTAGTTATCTGGATATAAGTAACTGTAAAATAGCGTCAATCGACCAATCAGCTTTTGATTATTTGACCCAATTAAAAGAACTAAAATTTGTCAATAATCCACTGAACACATTTCAAAGTAATGTATTTGCACCATTAACTGAGCTACGAGTTCTTTCCATATCGTATACTCTACTGTCAACGTATCAAAGAGAATCGTGGTCTGACTTTATCAGACTTACAACACTGTATTGTGATGATGGCCCATCGAATGGAACATTTTCTGAGATATTTTTTGCCATGAAAAGTCTAAATTTCTTCGCAGTTGATTATCAGAGTgatgttatttataactttacatttcattcatttaaaaggaCGCCATTAAAGCATTTACATATAAATAGTCATTTACGGGAAATTGAAATCGATGGTTTTGCACCGTTAGAATTTCTTTCTAGTCTTATCATTCcaaatcaaaattttcttaaactatcaaAAACATTACCAGCTTTGCACGTGTTTGAAAATCGAAAAATGGAAGAATTGGATTTGAgaaataattttagaaattatgGTGAATATGTAATTTCGGCTGATCTATTTGCATATATCGGTAACATTTGCGTCAAAAAATTATCTTTGAGTTGGAATGGCATTAGGAGGATAGATGCTATCGCCGTTCAGAAGATGAAATACAAACATTGTCTTGAGACTTTAAACTTAAATAACAATGACTTTGACTATCACCAGGATCTTATTATCTTGTATCTTAATTTCTTTATTAACATTAAACGAATAGACATTTCTTCGATAACAAGTCGATCTATTGAAAGCATTCGCGAACAAAACAGTAATGGCACTGGAATCCTGGATCACAGAGCTATATTCGATACTCGATCAGATTGGTCTATAAGACTACCTTATTCACTCGAATTTCTAAACGCATCATTGATAATCGGACGAAATGATCCAATAAACAGTATAACTTTCAAGGGTATAAAACGATTGGAAATCTTTGACCTCTCATACTCATCACTTGCAGACGACTGCAATTACACAGTGAGGGGACTTCAGAACGTGCTGATACTTAATGTATCACATTTCAAATGTGGTCTTTTAAATCCATACTTTCTGCAATCTGCAGTCAATTTGGAACAGTTGATAATGCAAAGTTCTTCACTAAGTATTGGCCTTAAATATGATCACTATAGTCAATTCCTCTCTGGGCTCGAACGTTTGCAGTATATAGACTTTTCAAGAAATGCATTTGAAGACCATTTCagaatttcaacatttaaaagtcAATTAGACAGTTTGCAATCTTTGATTCTTGAAGGAAATTTATTCACAAGTGTTCCCTTAAATTTAGAAGAATTCAACCGTCTGCGTTTCCTTAACATCAAAAATAATAAGATAGCCTACTTGACAACAAAAGAAACTGACGCCATTGAAGTGCTATTTAGaagatcaaataaaacaatgacaGTGTTATTAGATGGCAACCCTCTTGTTTGTACTTGTGCTTCGTTAGATTTTGTAGAATGGTTATTTACTACAAAAGTGAAACTTGACGGCAATTGTAGTTATTCGTGTGTCGAAAACGATGGAAATATTACAACAACAAATATCGTCTACAATCACTTGCGAATTATGAGAATACGATGCATTACTACAGTATGGTTAATTTTTTCTGCAACTTTATTCGGTATGCTTCTTTTATTCATTCTAGTTGGATATCGTTACAAATTGCACCTACAATACTTTTGTTTATTCATCGGAATGGCCAATCCACTTTTCCGGAAGTCAAAAGGAGAGACACTTGAATATGATGCATATGTAGCTTATTGCGATGGAGACTATCAATGGGTTTATGGACCTTTGCGCATATTTCTCGAAGAGAGACGAAATTATAAACTTCTTTTGTTAGATAGAGGAGATGTCCTTGCTGGAGAACATAGACTTTTTGCTTTAAACAATTCAATTCCAAAATGCAAAAAGATAATCTTAGTGATTTCAAAAGAGTTTGTTAACAATGATTGGGCATATTATGAAGCAACTGTTGGAATTGAACATTTCCTAGGATTACAAGCGAGAATAATTGTTATAAACCTGGAACATATAACCAAGACAGAAATACCGCAATGTGTTCTTCAAATGATGTCATTGGACGCCAACGATCATATTCGCAAAACAgacatattaaatgaaaataacattttctgGAAATGTTTAGATCAAGCGATGAAACGTTAATGAAGAACAGTGTCGTGATGGCTTTTTCAATTTATGCTATTCAACaattgttgtttcattgtacAAATGCAGTTTCAGTCTTAAACGTatacaaataaagtaaacattaAAAACCTGCACGGTGGTATTATAGATATGATGACCACTATATGAACGAAAGgaatgaaagaaacaaatgacaTCACAATACGTCTAGATGTGCTTGCAGGTATGAGCAACAATTTATCTtaacacaaatgtatataaaaatataattacagaCGATCATATGactgtaaaagtaaaatatcattaTCGGTAAACGCTTAaacgatatacatgtatttttataaaaactagaggctctaaagtgcctgtgtcgctcaccttggtctatgtgaatattaaacaaaggacgcagattgattcatgacaaaattgtgttttggtgatggtgatgtgtttgtacatcttactgaacattctagctgcttacaattatctctatctataattaacttggcccagtagtttcagaggagaagatttttgtaaaagaatactaagatttacgaaaaaatggttaaaacttgactataaagggcaataactcttaaaggagtcaactgacaatttcagtcatgttgacttatttgtaaatcttactttgctgaacattattgctgtttacagtttatctctatctataataatattctagataataaccaaaaacagttaaatttccttaaaattactaattcaggggcagcaacccaacaatgggttgtccgattcatctgaaaatgtcagggcagatatatctttacctgatgaacaatttaacacctgtcagatttgctttaaatgctttggtttttgagttataagccaaaaactgcattttacccctatgttctatttttagccatggcggccatcttggttggttgggtgggtcaccggacacaatttttaaactagatacctcaatgatgattgtggccaagtttggtttaatttggcccagcagtttcagaggagaagatttttgtaaaagttaacgacgccggacgaaggacgccggacgccggacgacgacggacgacggacgccaagtgatgagaaaagctcacttggcccttcgggccaggtgagctaaagaACTATAAAATTGAAATCGCGTTTAGGTTAAATACATGAGTTTGACATTCCACAAGA
Coding sequences within it:
- the LOC134692766 gene encoding toll-like receptor 4 yields the protein MEELDLRNNFRNYGEYVISADLFAYIGNICVKKLSLSWNGIRRIDAIAVQKMKYKHCLETLNLNNNDFDYHQDLIILYLNFFINIKRIDISSITSRSIESIREQNSNGTGILDHRAIFDTRSDWSIRLPYSLEFLNASLIIGRNDPINSITFKGIKRLEIFDLSYSSLADDCNYTVRGLQNVLILNVSHFKCGLLNPYFLQSAVNLEQLIMQSSSLSIGLKYDHYSQFLSGLERLQYIDFSRNAFEDHFRISTFKSQLDSLQSLILEGNLFTSVPLNLEEFNRLRFLNIKNNKIAYLTTKETDAIEVLFRRSNKTMTVLLDGNPLVCTCASLDFVEWLFTTKVKLDGNCSYSCVENDGNITTTNIVYNHLRIMRIRCITTVWLIFSATLFGMLLLFILVGYRYKLHLQYFCLFIGMANPLFRKSKGETLEYDAYVAYCDGDYQWVYGPLRIFLEERRNYKLLLLDRGDVLAGEHRLFALNNSIPKCKKIILVISKEFVNNDWAYYEATVGIEHFLGLQARIIVINLEHITKTEIPQCVLQMMSLDANDHIRKTDILNENNIFWKCLDQAMKR